The Lycium barbarum isolate Lr01 chromosome 12, ASM1917538v2, whole genome shotgun sequence genome includes a region encoding these proteins:
- the LOC132623258 gene encoding subtilisin-like protease SBT3 — protein sequence MANSSTMHLCFFAILILLLPSTMGQSETYIIHMDSSAMPKVFSSRHAWYLATLASVLDSSSLDSTISRNSLASSKLVYAYTDAIHGFSASLSPSEHEAIKNSPGYVYSVKDMTVKLHTSHTSYFLGLNSMSGAWPKSDYGKGVIIGVVDSGVWPESKSYSDDGMSQVPSRWKGVCVSGTQFNSSLCNKKLIGARYYNKGLLAKVKNLTITMNSPRDTDGHGTHTSSTAAGNLVEGASYFDYAPGSTRGVAPKAHVAVYKAFWGGGGASSDILAAMDQAIMDKVDVLSLSFGFDYPPPLYMDTAVIAAYRAMEKGIFVSASAGNGGSYDRSLSNEAPWILSVAASTVNRALFRNLTLGNGVSIEGFSLYAGNSSSSDTSIVLLKTCLDKKEFQNVTDKFVVCLDKNGLIDNQVDNVRDSKAAGAIFISNDVVTYVELFIKTEFPAVFLNLKDGDEVLKYINCSSMPKARIGLQGTRIGVQSAPAVAHFSSRGPSKYCPFILKPDLTAPGDLILASWPPIASVSDKFELYNIFNIDSGTSMSCPHAAGVAALLKEAHPEWSPAAIRSAMMTTAYVLDNTQSPIQDIGQQNAAATPLAIGAGHINPDKAMDPGLIYDITPQDYINLLCALNLTSEQIKTITRSSYTCSSPSLDLNYPSFIGYFNSNSSKSDPTRIQEFQRTVTNVGDNVSEYTAMLTPMPGFKVSVVPEKLVFKEKYEKQSYKLRIEGPTLMNDSLVHGSVRWVEKRGKYVVRSPIVATSLKDDPFFRTH from the coding sequence ATGGCTAATTCTAGCACAATGCATCTTTGCTTCTTTGCCATCTTAATTCTTCTACTTCCATCAACAATGGGTCAATCAGAAACGTATATTATCCATATGGATTCATCAGCCATGCCAAAAGTTTTTTCTAGCCGTCATGCTTGGTACTTGGCCACTCTTGCTTCTGTATTAGACAGCTCAAGTCTTGACAGTACAATTAGCAGAAACTCCCTGGCCTCCTCAAAACTAGTCTATGCTTATACTGATGCCATACATGGTTTCAGTGCAAGTCTTTCTCCTTCTGAGCACGAAGCCATCAAAAATTCTCCAGGCTATGTTTATTCAGTGAAGGACATGACAGTAAAACTTCACACGAGCCACACGTCCTACTTCCTTGGCCTCAACTCAATGTCTGGTGCATGGCCAAAGTCAGACTATGGCAAAGGTGTTATCATTGGTGTAGTTGATTCAGGGGTTTGGCCAGAGAGTAAAAGCTACAGTGATGATGGGATGAGTCAGGTTCCATCAAGATGGAAAGGAGTATGTGTAAGTGGCACTCAGTTTAATTCTTCTTTGTGCAACAAAAAGCTCATCGGAGCTCGTTACTACAACAAAGGCCTACTTGCTAAAGTGAAAAATCTTACCATCACAATGAATTCTCCCCGTGATACAGATGGACATGGAACTCACACTTCCTCAACTGCTGCAGGAAATCTTGTAGAGGGCGCATCTTACTTTGACTATGCCCCTGGCAGTACTAGAGGCGTGGCGCCAAAGGCTCATGTGGCCGTGTACAAGGCTTTCTGGGGTGGAGGTGGTGCCTCATCTGATATTCTGGCTGCAATGGATCAGGCAATTATGGATAAGGTGGATGTCTTATCCTTGTCATTCGGCTTCGACTACCCACCTCCACTATATATGGATACTGCTGTTATCGCTGCATATAGAGCAATGGAGAAAGGTATATTCGTTTCCGCCTCAGCAGGAAATGGCGGGTCTTACGATCGATCTTTAAGTAATGAGGCACCTTGGATTCTCTCTGTTGCTGCCAGCACAGTTAATCGCGCCCTTTTCAGGAATTTAACTCTTGGTAATGGAGTTTCAATCGAAGGTTTCTCTCTCTATGCTGGGAATTCCAGTTCAAGCGATACCTCTATTGTCTTACTTAAAACATGCTTAGATAAGAaggaatttcaaaacgtcacggACAAATTTGTTGTCTGCCTTGACAAAAACGGGTTAATTGATAACCAAGTTGACAATGTGAGAGATTCAAAAGCTGCTGGTGCTATCTTCATATCAAATGACGTTGTCACATACGtggaattattcatcaaaacAGAATTCCCAGCCGTTTTTTTGAATCTCAAAGATGGTGATGAAGTTTTGAAGTACATCAACTGCAGCTCCATGCCAAAAGCAAGGATTGGACTCCAAGGGACACGAATTGGTGTCCAATCAGCACCAGCAGTAGCACATTTTAGTTCGAGGGGACCATCAAAGTACTGCCCCTTCATCCTCAAACCCGACCTGACAGCTCCTGGTGACTTAATACTAGCTTCATGGCCTCCAATAGCATCAGTGAGTGACAAATTTGAACTTTACAATATATTCAACATTGATTCCGGTACATCAATGTCATGTCCACATGCTGCTGGTGTAGCTGCACTTCTGAAAGAGGCGCACCCTGAATGGAGCCCTGCTGCCATCCGATCAGCCATGATGACTACAGCATATGTGTTGGACAACACACAGAGCCCCATCCAAGACATAGGTCAACAGAATGCTGCTGCCACACCCCTTGCTATAGGAGCTGGCCATATCAATCCTGATAAGGCAATGGATCCTGGACTCATCTATGACATAACTCCGCAAGATTACATTAATCTTCTTTGTGCTCTAAATCTGACATCGGAACAGATAAAAACCATCACTAGGTCCTCTTATACTTGCTCCAGCCCATCATTGGACCTAAACTATCCATCATTCATTGGCTATTTCAATAGTAACAGCAGCAAGTCGGATCCTACAAGGATACAGGAATTCCAGAGGACAGTCACTAATGTAGGAGATAACGTGTCAGAATATACAGCAATGCTGACTCCAATGCCTGGATTTAAAGTTAGCGTTGTTCCTGAAAAGTTGGTTTTCAAAGAGAAGTATGAAAAGCAAAGCTACAAGCTGAGGATTGAAGGTCCAACACTAATGAATGATTCTCTGGTTCATGGTTCTGTACGCTGGGTGGAAAAGAGAGGTAAATATGTGGTGAGGAGTCCCATTGTTGCCACAAGTCTAAAGGATGATCCTTTTTTCAGAACACACTGA